In the Periophthalmus magnuspinnatus isolate fPerMag1 chromosome 11, fPerMag1.2.pri, whole genome shotgun sequence genome, TTAACATGATATGATATATGAaactaaatttacttttttactaaaTTTTCAtttagtagtttcaatattatcgtgaTAATTCTCTGCAGAAGTATCAAAaagtgttatcgtgacagaatTGCGATGCAGTTAGATTTAATGCCATGATTGTGTTCAAAgttaacatttttaacacatctaGAAGAATTGACATaataagaatcacatttcagaacatgtttgtacaattTAAAACTCAAGGTTAGCAGCTATATGCAGAACataacagaatattttgttgtttgtggaggaaaataTGACACCTACAAAAtggcagcctttgcgatttgttaattgtgtccattcaaattgttattttgtgacaggccttagtgacaggcctattatACTATCATCCGGGAAGAAATATGTTTAAGGAACCAcacttttactttctactcgAAGGCTTGGTATATGCATGAAAGCCATGCAAAAATCTGAAGTTTATGTCACAGTGTTAAAATGGTGTACTGGGAATGCAAGCGTGACCAAATAACCATTACATTTGCACTGAATTTCAATCAAACTTGGGGCAGAGAGGTCTAACTCAGTTTAATATCCCTGTCCCTGGGGTATTTTTAATCCGACCTCGGAAAATTTCCCTCATCTTGGGTGTGAAAAAAACTGAATTATTCATAAGCAATATCAATATTTCAAGATATGGACTAATCTAATTGGATTAAAGAGGTGCTTAATGAGGCCTTGCGTGTCAAAGAGATGCATATTTTAAAAACCTGACCCTGCTGTATAATCCTcacaatgctgttttttttcttttctgtgtaGGAGCCAGCTACACTGAAAGAGCCACACCAATACTGTAAACAAACATATGAAAAGTCCAAATACAAACTAGGGGCAGTTActacacttttaaaaacaagccaaaaacaacatatctgTCATTTTAAAGATTTGTTAGCAGAGCTTTTTGGTGTAGTAAATATAGTATAATATTAGCATGTTTTAATTTAGTGTCAAAAAGAGAGAAATCATAAACATCAAGCCCATAGTAAGAAATATGAAGCCAGCCAACCACACATCAGCTGCTAACAGCCTGTGACAAAGAACCAAATCCTTACCGTACACTTCCCATCATGCCTTGCTGCTGGCTTTTCCTTCTCTGTGCTCTTTCATTACCATTAAGGAGTCATTCAACACACCTTTATCTGTCATCAGTCATGTAGCTTGAACACATGTAAAAAACACTGCATCGCACAGTGGTTCTGCTGTTAATACAAATAAGTCAAAAaggttgtttcattgtttgatgCTGGGGTGTTTTTGCCATCTATAATCTACAAATAAAAACCAGTACACAACAGCAGTCCTACCCTTAATCCAGATGaatttttcttggtttctgcTTTAAGTCGCGTGGCCTTGAGGAATGACTTTGCCTTTTTGTAGTCTTGTTTACCTGAAAGACACAAAGAGTCAGAAATGtcataataaagtaataaacatgttttattcttaATCTTGGGGAACAAAAAGTAGAATTGGTCTCTACAGATCCTAAAAAGTGAACTTCTGAGCTGCCTGTAAGCCCAGGTAGAGAGGTTATAGAAATGGTGAACATGTTGAAGTAGCAGACAGAAAGCCAGTGGGAATTACTTTGAGGACCAGTGGATGTCTTTTCCACTTGTCAAAAGCTGCGTGGTGAACATTTCAGCAGAGGGCACTTTAAGTAACTGTGCTTTCACAGAAATTGAGCAGGGAGTTGAGCTATACTATTTATTCAAAAGGCAAGGAGTTGTCTTTGCCAGTGaagatatttaaatattgtgcattttaggatacatttttcaaatgtagcattttcaggTCGAGTGtccataataaaaatacaataggaGGAGAATAGCAGTCTGAAAAACTGTCTTTGTGCCAGCTGATGTTGTAAGAAAACCCCTAAGGGGTAACACATATTCTCCAAAATCACACAACATGCTCCATTAGTGATGAGTAAAAACCTGCATCTACAAGAgagaattatctttttatgtTATCattcatcaaaacaaaatacccTCCACGCCATCTGCTGACAATCAATACTTAATTGGTACTAAATTATCACAAttacacagtgtgtgtgtgtgtgtgtgtgtgtgcgcgcgcacgcgtgtgtgtttgtgtgaaggggtgtgtgtgtttgtgtgaatgtgtgtgtatatttgtgtgtgtatatgcgtgCGTGTGCATGTATgcgtaagtgtgtgtgtgtgtgtgtgtgtgcgagtacGTGAGTAGGTGATCTGGAGACAGTTGTATTACACAAAGTACTTGTGATGAGCTTCTCACACACAGCACTCTGGTGGATTCATGAGTACAGCAGTGATGATACTGCAAAGGGCTCATGAGACCAGCTTTAGTCTCCTCTGTTCAAGCAGCACTGAAGACTAATCTATGTGTACTACACCACTGACTGTTATATTCATTTACCAAGGGAATCAAAGAGACATCATCACTGACACTAAACATACAGTACAGTTTGTGTGAGATTTTGTGTGTCAAACTTTTCAGAAAtcaggagaaagaaaaaaaaaacatgcaaggCTATATTTGCATAACACTGTTGTAACACTGCTTTCTGTAGGCAGTGATCTAGTAATTGTTTCCTTTATGTGTGTGACTGCTGAGCACATTCACCCCACTGTAGCTGGGCCAGCGCTTCCTCAGGCCCCAGGGAGCACTggctaacacatgacatcatgtaatgctttgttttgtttccctCTATTTGGCATGGGAGCCAAACAGTCACCAGCACATGGTGTGGAGCCCTGGCATCTGCCACAAAGCGGCACATGGGACCAGAGGGCTCCTGCCGGActctggggagcagagcctatCTTCTGTATGAGGAAGGACCACCCCAAAGGAAGCAGAGGGCACACAACCTGTACAGAGCTTTACAGTGTAAGCTAAGGCTGTAACACAACCACACAACTAACTGTATTTCAGCTTAGTCCTTTGGTGTAAAGCAAGCCCCACACTTGATGCATTTCTCTATGTGTTTAAAACACATATTTGGGTGTCTGATTGTTGCCTTCAGTTGATCTATTGAGCAGAGGCAATCACAGCCTGAACAAAATGGCTTCCTTACGGCTTTAAATACATATGTAGGAACAGCATAGCTTTACCTTTTCCATGGGCAGCATGGTGGGGCCAATTATAAGCAGCTTAATAATGCTATTAAAAGGAGTGTCAACAGTGGCCCCGTGATGGCCCTCTGACAGGACAAAGCTCTCCAGCAGAGATGATGGTATAGCTCGACACCAGCCGGCCACTGCTGATGGGCCATGAATAGGGCACTCTATTACAATTTCAAATTACCATGTGTGGCCCTCCGCTGCTCTCACAAGACTCAGCCCCATGCTATCTTTGAAGGCTTCATTTTCCTGGCTGAcgtctctccccctttcctgtTTTTACCTTTGCTGTTAAACAGCGGTTTGCTCAAATTGCCTGATGGCTATTCTTTTGAAAGGAAGGAAAGCTGTAAAAATGGAAGACCTGGAAGGGGGTGGCTATACAAAGTGTCCCTGACACTAGTGTTACGCTTCTGAATTGATGAGAGAAAAACACTAAAGGTAAAATAGAAATGCATTGCAGATGTCATAGTGGGAGATGAGCTTGTTATGTGATGTGCACCTCTTGTTTGTTGAACCTGCAGAGTTTTACACAATGACAGACAGTTAAGGGAGGTGCACAAGCTAAATAATCCCATCTCTGTCCCAGTTTGAAAACAGATGAAACTGTCACTCTGCTTACAGCCAGGGGAGAACAGCTCTGCACTCGTGTTAACTCACAACATAAGTATAAAGGCTATAATCAGAGGATGTAAAGCTCTAAATGGAATCtctggagacaaacacaacaTGGTCGGACAAAAGAATAGGGAAAACACAACTAAACACCAGCAGACATGGCCAGGGCACAGTACTGCTGGAACATAGACAATTCATGGCTTCctgtttaatatttcattttgaattgttGGATAGATTGTGTTCCTATATTatagtaaatacacaaattatATATGCCACAATCCACCATTATGTATCTTATTCAGTACTGGAAATTACAAATATAACTCAAGTTATAATACAAGTGAGATGTTTTATTTGCAAACGCAGCTGTCCTACTACGCACAACCTCCATGTGAGTCCATGTGTATCAATGTGTGTCATTGTTAACCTTATTACAAAAACCCACTGGTgttcaacaataataataataaataatattatagaATTTCTAAATAAGGGGTTACATTGTAAAATTACATCAATTGTTTTATAATGCAAGACAAAATTCAACTCTCACCAATCTGTTTTCTGTACTGATCCACTGGTAACTTCGTCGCACTTGCATCTTTCTTCCCCATGGTCCTGGTTTGTAAACCTGGTGAAATATAAAGACATAACAATATCAAAACacatattgtattatttctacTGCAGCCTGGAAAAACTTCTTTTGCACAAGTTAATGTATATTTATAGACTGACAAGAAAAGTCAGTTTTGATCAAGCAGATGATATATATCTTTGACATACATCTGTTAAACATAATTCATTTAATTCCCGGCACCTTCTATATGCGCTGATTCACAACATGCACACTTATGATCCTTCTCATTTAGTCACAGAACCATTTCCCTTCTCTCCATGTGCGCTGTCTGATTAACATGACAGCTCACAGGGAAGACAGACACAGTAAGACCAAGAGGGAGATAAAAAATGGATCGCTGACAGACAG is a window encoding:
- the triqk gene encoding triple QxxK/R motif-containing protein, with the protein product MGKKDASATKLPVDQYRKQIGKQDYKKAKSFLKATRLKAETKKNSSGLRDAFLVVVAILVFVLCVYAFFYLNLSTEVDLDVDVD